A window of the Parabacteroides merdae ATCC 43184 genome harbors these coding sequences:
- a CDS encoding RagB/SusD family nutrient uptake outer membrane protein: MKKYIMPFLAALLALTSCYDLDRAPYDQLSSSTFWQTEDQCKSGLMGVYASLKNTDLYGKMFMIDVNSDVAVGYDQYEALQLGTCTPRTGFLNGKWQNGYNAVQRANLAIRSIGEAPIAEDAKNKMLGEAHFLRALIYFHLMDYFGGLPLYDETTNLEQDFNNLMKPRSSAEETRAFIISDLEKALNSGLPDKWDDANYGRVTLTAVQALLGKVYLYNKNYEKAIENLEKSTNGHELYSNFADLFNLTGHTSSEMIFSIINLGGTGNDYGMPLCFYAGTRNSYGSCWNNTLPSVNLVDMYEYKDGRPFDWDELFPGYTTDNQVRERVFRCTVDDAGAEILDRPVEADKVLEMWDQRDPRLMATVIAPYTTYLGWNRNEERLMTFIFAKNQKGDVVAVNENNGFMRNNKGGWETYFWRKFVPEGDWNGAITNREHTPVNFPIIRLADVYLMLAECYNEIGNQPKAVEYINKVRARAGIALLNSGPSYLAANSKDEVFQRIFRERAYELAGEGIRDSDLRRWKLSHTLLNREEYGITGKRLLTRVFRENRDYLWPIPATEIEINGSLEQNPNW, encoded by the coding sequence ATGAAAAAATATATTATGCCTTTTTTAGCAGCACTCTTGGCATTGACAAGCTGCTATGATTTAGACAGGGCTCCTTACGACCAGTTAAGTTCTTCAACCTTCTGGCAGACAGAGGATCAATGTAAGTCTGGTTTGATGGGGGTTTATGCGTCCCTAAAAAATACTGATTTGTATGGCAAGATGTTCATGATTGACGTGAATTCTGATGTTGCCGTTGGTTATGACCAGTATGAAGCTCTTCAATTGGGTACTTGTACACCACGTACCGGCTTCTTGAATGGCAAATGGCAGAACGGTTACAATGCCGTCCAGCGTGCCAATCTGGCTATTCGCAGCATTGGTGAAGCACCCATTGCCGAAGACGCAAAAAACAAAATGTTGGGGGAAGCCCATTTCTTACGTGCGTTGATCTATTTCCATCTGATGGACTATTTCGGAGGGCTTCCTTTGTATGACGAGACAACAAACCTGGAACAGGATTTCAACAACTTGATGAAACCCAGAAGTTCTGCAGAAGAAACACGGGCGTTTATTATCAGTGATCTGGAAAAGGCTCTGAATTCAGGGCTGCCTGACAAATGGGATGATGCTAACTATGGCCGTGTAACATTGACAGCTGTCCAGGCATTGCTCGGCAAGGTGTATCTTTATAATAAGAACTACGAAAAGGCTATTGAAAATCTTGAAAAGTCAACAAACGGGCACGAACTGTACAGTAATTTTGCAGATCTGTTCAACCTGACTGGCCATACAAGTTCTGAAATGATTTTCTCCATTATCAATTTGGGAGGTACAGGCAATGACTATGGTATGCCATTGTGTTTCTATGCCGGTACTCGTAATTCTTACGGTAGCTGCTGGAATAATACGTTACCTTCTGTCAACCTGGTGGATATGTACGAATACAAAGATGGACGCCCGTTTGATTGGGACGAATTGTTTCCTGGTTATACGACAGATAACCAGGTTCGTGAACGAGTATTCAGATGCACAGTCGATGATGCCGGTGCCGAAATTCTGGACAGACCGGTCGAAGCGGATAAAGTATTGGAGATGTGGGACCAGCGCGATCCGCGTTTGATGGCTACGGTTATTGCTCCTTATACTACTTATCTGGGATGGAATCGTAATGAGGAGCGTCTAATGACATTCATCTTTGCAAAGAACCAGAAAGGTGATGTTGTGGCAGTAAATGAAAATAATGGTTTCATGCGTAATAATAAAGGGGGTTGGGAAACTTATTTCTGGAGAAAATTTGTTCCCGAAGGTGACTGGAACGGAGCTATTACGAACCGTGAACATACACCTGTCAACTTTCCGATCATCCGTTTGGCGGACGTTTATCTGATGTTGGCCGAATGTTACAATGAAATAGGGAATCAGCCAAAAGCTGTCGAATATATCAATAAAGTCCGTGCCCGTGCCGGCATTGCTTTGTTGAATAGCGGTCCTTCTTATCTGGCTGCAAATAGCAAGGATGAAGTGTTCCAGCGTATTTTCCGTGAAAGAGCTTATGAATTAGCCGGTGAAGGTATTCGTGACAGCGATTTGCGCCGCTGGAAATTATCCCATACTTTATTAAACCGTGAAGAATACGGTATCACCGGTAAACGGTTGTTGACGCGTGTATTCCGTGAAAATCGCGATTATCTGTGGCCGATTCCTGCTACTGAAATCGAAATAAATGGATCTTTAGAACAAAATCCGAACTGGTAA
- a CDS encoding sulfatase family protein: protein MKNKSRYFYLSNLIIFSLLGCKTQKSSTPNVIYIFPDQMRNHAMGFWKEAGFRDAVNFEGDPVHTPNLDRFAKESVVLTSAMSNCPLSSPHRGILLTGMYPEHSGVPLNCNANRPISSLREDATCISDVFSQAGYNCAYIGKLHVDCPTPNDPERPGKYVEDRVPAWDAYTPAERRHGFDYWYSYGTYDVHKHPHYWDTEGVKHEINEWSPEHEADKAISYLRNEGNVRDPEKPFFMMVSFNPPHSPYASLEDCMEEDYNLYKDLPLDSLLIRPNANREMKKAPSVRYYFASVTGVDRAFGRILDELEKQGLDKNTLVIFSSDHGETMCSQNTDDPKNSPYAESMNVPFIVRFPEKVIPRIDSELLLSSPDIMPTILGLCGLEKQIPATVEGRNYAGRFTGKDSSVPLRQGALYIKNIDGEKDADGKVISYFPVSRGIKTHQYTMSLTIDRKTKELKDILLFNDLEDPYQMQNLPWQENKGIVSDLCKQMVPLLKEADDPWYKEQILKELIPYGKE from the coding sequence ATGAAAAATAAAAGTCGCTACTTCTATTTAAGTAATTTGATTATATTCTCCTTACTAGGATGTAAAACACAAAAATCAAGTACTCCTAACGTCATCTACATCTTTCCAGACCAAATGCGTAACCATGCGATGGGTTTCTGGAAAGAGGCAGGATTCCGGGATGCGGTGAATTTCGAGGGAGATCCGGTGCATACGCCTAATCTGGACCGGTTTGCGAAAGAATCTGTTGTGCTGACTTCGGCCATGAGCAACTGCCCGCTGAGCAGTCCGCATCGGGGAATATTGTTGACGGGGATGTATCCGGAACATAGCGGAGTACCTCTGAACTGTAATGCCAACCGCCCGATCAGTTCATTGCGCGAAGATGCGACCTGCATTAGCGACGTGTTCAGCCAAGCCGGATATAACTGTGCTTATATCGGGAAACTGCATGTCGACTGCCCGACTCCCAATGACCCGGAACGTCCCGGAAAATACGTGGAAGACCGTGTTCCGGCCTGGGATGCCTATACGCCGGCAGAACGCCGGCATGGTTTCGATTACTGGTATTCGTACGGGACCTATGACGTCCACAAGCATCCGCACTATTGGGATACCGAAGGCGTCAAGCATGAGATAAACGAGTGGTCGCCCGAACATGAAGCAGACAAAGCCATCTCCTATCTGCGGAATGAGGGGAACGTACGGGACCCTGAAAAGCCGTTCTTTATGATGGTCAGCTTCAACCCGCCTCACAGTCCGTACGCCTCACTGGAAGATTGCATGGAGGAAGATTACAACTTATACAAAGACCTACCGCTGGACAGCCTGTTGATTCGTCCGAATGCGAACCGGGAAATGAAAAAAGCACCATCCGTACGTTATTACTTTGCATCGGTGACAGGTGTCGACCGGGCTTTCGGACGAATACTGGACGAACTCGAAAAACAGGGATTGGACAAGAACACCCTCGTTATTTTCTCTTCCGATCATGGAGAAACCATGTGCAGCCAAAATACGGACGATCCCAAAAACTCACCTTATGCAGAAAGCATGAACGTCCCGTTCATAGTTCGTTTTCCTGAAAAAGTAATACCTCGGATCGACAGCGAACTATTGTTGTCTTCTCCTGATATCATGCCGACCATACTCGGACTGTGCGGTCTGGAAAAACAGATTCCGGCCACTGTGGAAGGGCGGAATTATGCGGGACGTTTTACAGGAAAGGATTCTTCCGTCCCTTTGCGTCAGGGAGCCTTGTACATCAAAAATATCGATGGGGAAAAGGATGCCGATGGAAAAGTCATTTCTTATTTTCCGGTGTCGAGAGGGATCAAAACACATCAATATACCATGTCACTCACAATCGACCGAAAGACAAAAGAACTCAAGGACATCCTTTTGTTTAATGACCTGGAAGATCCGTATCAGATGCAGAATCTCCCTTGGCAGGAGAATAAGGGAATCGTATCCGACTTATGCAAACAGATGGTTCCCTTGCTGAAAGAAGCAGACGATCCGTGGTATAAAGAACAAATACTGAAAGAGCTGATCCCTTACGGGAAGGAATAA
- a CDS encoding TonB-dependent receptor domain-containing protein has translation MKEKLLYLMLILFVSASVFAQTGGGSAAFTIKGQVVDSLSNESVPYATLRIALASAPQNPVKLLACDDDGKFTATMNKPGKYVMTMESLGKVPAKKTFTLSESKKVVNFGKLFMHDDTQQLKEVTVTAQKPLVKVEVDKLTYSLEDDPEAKTSNALEMFRKVPMVTVDGEDKIQLKGSSNYKIYMNGKPSNLLSGDNASDVLKSMPASSIKNIEVITDPGSKYDAEGVGGIINIITTKNALQGYTGTIRANASTLGSFGGGGYVSMKAGKFGITANYGYNYRNSPWNDTYSMRDEEEAKYQQGDETFTRPSSLLNEHGRSKNKGPFQYGYLEGSYEIDTLNLLSVGVNLFRGKSTNLSELIADKVNRTDLTNGEPTTMYSYKRYSDSKGTFGSTDVNVDFQHSTSKKDELLTLSYRFSQSPNDNEGHSRLEDLEGVYSQAYRYPNWNINDASTTEHTAQVDYTTPLFKDQTLEAGVKYINRQSKSNTLEQVKDSLNAWQDISQRNSDFRHTQHIYSAYLGYMVKFNKFGAKAGVRAEGTSLNAEFAKAPEENFKTNYFDVVPNATLTYQLDMSSQLRLGYNMRIQRPGIWYLNPYLNNIDPQRISQGNPNLDSEKSNNVNFNFSKFAQKFSINASLSYTFVNNAIERYTIIANFPESDPLSQYNGASYSTYGNMGKRQQVGLFLYGSWNPVPLFRIYMNGGLDYTNIDSKKSLGLTKDGVAGRIFAGTQFNLPKDFRINLHGGYFSPWIQLQGKQSPFYFAGLNISKDFLKKKLSVSLGAQNPFWKTMKMESTTTGEGFVDRSTTWRHAREFRLSVSYRFGTMKGQIKKVRRGISNDDTKGGGEGNNAGGGEQAM, from the coding sequence ATGAAAGAAAAACTACTCTACTTAATGCTGATACTATTTGTGTCTGCGTCAGTGTTTGCGCAAACCGGAGGTGGATCAGCCGCCTTTACAATTAAGGGCCAAGTAGTCGACTCTCTATCCAATGAGTCCGTACCTTATGCCACGTTGAGGATAGCTTTGGCTTCCGCACCGCAGAATCCTGTGAAATTGTTGGCTTGTGATGATGATGGCAAGTTTACGGCAACGATGAACAAGCCGGGTAAGTATGTGATGACAATGGAATCTTTAGGGAAAGTGCCTGCCAAGAAAACATTTACATTGTCGGAGAGCAAGAAAGTCGTGAATTTCGGTAAGTTGTTTATGCATGACGATACGCAGCAGTTAAAAGAGGTTACCGTAACAGCCCAAAAGCCGTTGGTGAAGGTGGAAGTCGATAAATTGACTTATAGCCTGGAAGACGACCCGGAAGCTAAAACCAGCAATGCGTTGGAAATGTTCCGTAAGGTTCCGATGGTCACGGTGGATGGCGAGGATAAAATCCAGTTGAAAGGATCTTCCAATTATAAAATCTATATGAATGGCAAACCCTCCAATTTATTGAGTGGCGACAACGCATCCGATGTATTGAAAAGTATGCCGGCCAGCTCGATCAAGAACATCGAGGTCATTACCGATCCTGGTTCCAAGTATGATGCAGAAGGGGTTGGAGGTATTATCAATATCATTACGACCAAGAACGCATTGCAAGGATATACGGGAACGATTCGTGCCAATGCCAGTACGCTGGGTAGCTTTGGTGGCGGTGGTTATGTTTCGATGAAGGCAGGAAAGTTCGGTATTACTGCGAATTATGGCTATAACTACCGTAATTCCCCCTGGAATGATACCTATTCGATGCGAGATGAGGAAGAAGCGAAATACCAGCAGGGTGACGAGACTTTTACCCGTCCGTCTTCTTTGTTGAATGAGCATGGACGCAGCAAAAACAAAGGGCCGTTCCAATACGGTTATTTGGAAGGTAGCTATGAGATCGATACGTTGAACTTATTAAGTGTAGGTGTCAATTTGTTCCGGGGAAAATCAACTAATCTCTCCGAATTGATTGCGGATAAGGTCAATCGGACCGATCTGACAAATGGGGAACCGACAACGATGTATTCTTATAAACGTTATTCGGATTCAAAAGGAACATTCGGCTCTACAGACGTCAATGTCGATTTCCAGCATTCAACCAGTAAGAAGGATGAATTGCTGACTTTGTCCTACCGCTTCAGCCAATCCCCCAATGACAATGAAGGGCATTCCCGGCTTGAAGATCTGGAAGGGGTTTATAGCCAGGCTTACCGCTATCCTAACTGGAATATTAATGATGCTTCAACGACGGAACACACGGCACAGGTCGATTATACGACTCCTTTGTTTAAAGATCAGACATTGGAAGCCGGTGTGAAATATATAAATCGCCAGAGCAAGAGTAATACATTGGAACAGGTGAAGGATTCTTTAAATGCCTGGCAGGATATTTCGCAGCGTAATAGTGACTTCCGTCATACTCAGCATATTTATTCCGCTTATTTGGGATATATGGTCAAGTTCAATAAATTCGGGGCTAAAGCAGGTGTCCGTGCGGAAGGAACCAGCTTGAATGCGGAGTTTGCCAAGGCGCCGGAAGAAAACTTCAAAACAAATTACTTTGACGTTGTCCCGAATGCGACATTGACTTACCAGTTAGACATGTCTTCACAGTTACGTTTAGGATACAATATGCGTATCCAGCGTCCGGGGATCTGGTATCTGAATCCGTATTTGAATAACATCGACCCGCAGCGTATCTCGCAAGGTAATCCGAATCTGGATTCGGAAAAGAGTAATAATGTGAACTTCAACTTTAGTAAGTTTGCACAGAAGTTCAGTATAAATGCAAGTTTGAGCTATACATTTGTTAATAATGCGATTGAAAGATATACAATAATTGCCAACTTCCCGGAATCCGATCCGCTTTCTCAATATAACGGAGCTTCTTATAGCACTTATGGAAATATGGGAAAACGTCAGCAGGTCGGATTGTTCCTGTATGGCAGTTGGAATCCGGTTCCTCTGTTCCGTATCTATATGAACGGTGGGTTGGATTATACGAATATCGACAGCAAAAAGTCATTGGGACTGACAAAGGATGGTGTGGCTGGCCGAATCTTTGCAGGGACACAGTTTAATTTGCCGAAAGATTTTCGTATTAATTTGCATGGTGGTTATTTCAGTCCGTGGATTCAATTGCAGGGAAAACAATCTCCTTTCTACTTTGCAGGTCTGAATATCAGTAAGGATTTCCTGAAAAAGAAACTCTCCGTTTCTTTGGGTGCACAGAACCCGTTCTGGAAAACCATGAAGATGGAATCGACTACGACAGGTGAAGGTTTTGTGGACCGTTCTACTACTTGGCGTCATGCCCGTGAGTTCCGTTTGAGCGTCTCTTACCGTTTCGGTACGATGAAAGGCCAGATCAAGAAAGTGCGCCGCGGTATCAGCAACGACGATACTAAAGGCGGTGGAGAAGGCAATAACGCCGGTGGCGGTGAACAGGCAATGTAG
- a CDS encoding sulfatase, giving the protein MYKRNLILTGLAVTASINVWSQQKTNHDRQNILFIVCDDLRPELGCYGRKQIKSPNIDRWATQSVLFDRAYCNIAVSGASRASLLTGLRPTKNLLQTWNARTDVDVPDAVTIQKCFRDAGYITIANGKIYHHQDEASMKYWDDVMPPVPGTAMGYHSDENLALMQKQQKTGKGRRGYFYEHGDFPEKDYLDWQIADKSIQDLKKLKKQEKPFFLAVGFIRPHLPFVVPQKYWDMYDHSEIEIPENYILKSGNNIPERALTNWSELRAYSGIPEQGPLDEETAKLMIHGYYASVSFVDAQIGRLLKTLEEEGLDKNTTVVLIGDHGWNLGEHGTWCKHSIMNTCLHSTLIINSPEIKTPHRCEQIVEFVDLYPTMCDAAGIERPAQLEGTSLLPLLKSPEAKTKGYGVSRWANGFTFIQDQYFYTEWRDKDERIIERMLFDHSNDGDENYNVAGKEENKAIIEELSKKLLENRGDNYEK; this is encoded by the coding sequence ATGTATAAACGCAATCTTATTTTGACAGGTTTGGCCGTTACGGCTTCTATAAATGTTTGGTCACAACAGAAAACGAATCACGACAGACAAAATATTTTGTTTATCGTTTGCGATGACCTTCGCCCAGAGTTGGGCTGTTATGGCCGGAAGCAGATCAAGTCTCCGAATATTGATCGATGGGCGACACAGAGTGTATTATTTGACCGGGCGTACTGCAATATTGCTGTCTCCGGAGCTTCCCGCGCAAGCCTGTTAACCGGATTGCGTCCGACAAAAAATCTGTTACAGACTTGGAATGCCCGTACCGATGTGGATGTTCCTGACGCAGTTACCATACAGAAATGTTTTAGAGACGCCGGATATATAACGATCGCAAACGGAAAGATTTATCATCACCAGGATGAGGCTTCCATGAAATATTGGGATGATGTCATGCCTCCCGTGCCTGGTACGGCAATGGGATATCATTCGGATGAAAACTTGGCTTTAATGCAGAAACAGCAAAAAACAGGCAAAGGCCGACGCGGGTATTTTTATGAGCATGGAGATTTTCCTGAAAAGGACTATCTGGATTGGCAAATCGCTGATAAAAGCATACAGGATTTGAAAAAACTGAAAAAGCAGGAAAAGCCTTTTTTCCTTGCCGTAGGATTTATTCGTCCTCATTTGCCTTTTGTTGTGCCTCAGAAGTATTGGGATATGTACGATCATTCTGAAATTGAGATTCCTGAGAATTATATATTAAAATCAGGAAACAATATCCCGGAACGTGCTTTGACTAATTGGTCCGAGTTGAGAGCCTATAGCGGTATCCCGGAACAGGGACCGTTGGATGAAGAGACTGCCAAATTAATGATACATGGTTACTATGCTTCTGTCTCTTTTGTGGATGCACAGATCGGTCGGCTGTTAAAAACCCTGGAAGAAGAAGGACTCGATAAAAATACGACTGTCGTATTGATTGGAGATCATGGGTGGAATTTGGGAGAACATGGTACTTGGTGCAAACATAGCATTATGAATACCTGTTTGCATTCGACTCTTATAATCAATTCTCCTGAAATAAAAACACCACACCGTTGTGAACAAATTGTGGAATTTGTCGATTTATATCCGACCATGTGCGATGCTGCCGGAATCGAACGGCCTGCTCAGTTGGAAGGGACCAGCCTGCTTCCTTTGTTAAAATCACCGGAGGCGAAAACAAAGGGGTATGGGGTTTCCCGTTGGGCAAACGGTTTCACTTTTATACAGGATCAGTATTTTTATACAGAATGGAGGGACAAAGACGAACGGATCATAGAACGGATGTTATTTGATCACTCGAATGATGGAGATGAGAATTATAATGTGGCAGGAAAAGAAGAGAATAAAGCGATTATAGAAGAGTTAAGCAAAAAGCTATTGGAGAATAGGGGGGATAATTATGAAAAATAA
- a CDS encoding SagB/ThcOx family dehydrogenase, whose amino-acid sequence MRKLSFIFASLLLVVTMYAQDLKAIKLSSPDKNRGSSIMKALSDRHSDREYAAKELSLQDLSDLLWAANGINRPDGKRTAPSALNKQDIDIYVIMKEGAYLYDAKANSLQPIAKGDHRAAVAGSQDFVKSAPVSLVLVSDLSRFGNIADHTKLMAAVDAGIVCQNINIFCAATGLATVPRATMDQAALKRILKLTDSQLPIMNNPVGYPRE is encoded by the coding sequence ATGAGAAAATTATCATTCATTTTTGCATCATTATTACTCGTCGTCACCATGTATGCACAAGATCTGAAAGCAATCAAATTAAGCTCTCCGGACAAAAACAGAGGCAGTTCCATTATGAAAGCGTTATCCGACCGTCACTCCGACCGGGAATATGCAGCCAAGGAACTCAGTTTACAGGATCTATCGGATCTATTATGGGCAGCAAACGGGATTAACCGCCCGGACGGAAAACGAACGGCTCCCTCAGCGTTGAACAAACAGGATATCGACATTTATGTCATTATGAAAGAGGGCGCTTACCTGTACGATGCCAAGGCAAACAGCCTGCAACCTATTGCTAAAGGAGATCACCGGGCCGCTGTTGCCGGCAGTCAGGATTTTGTCAAATCAGCCCCAGTCAGCTTGGTACTCGTTTCCGATCTTTCACGCTTCGGAAACATTGCCGACCACACCAAACTGATGGCCGCTGTCGATGCCGGCATCGTTTGCCAAAACATCAATATTTTCTGCGCAGCCACCGGTCTGGCAACCGTTCCCCGTGCCACGATGGACCAGGCTGCTTTAAAACGGATCTTGAAACTAACGGACAGCCAATTGCCAATCATGAACAATCCGGTGGGATATCCACGTGAATAA
- the lacZ4 gene encoding beta-glucuronidase LacZ4 — MKHTIFSLILFFISTSTFATRKEILLNENWMFRFSHQVQFKSEERVNLPHTWNSGDALSGKQDYYRGMGNYTKTLFVKPEWKGKRLFLRFEGVNTIANVFINDVHIGEHRGGYGAFVFEITDKVKYDADNRILVKVNNALQQDVMPLVGDFNFYGGIYRDVNLIITDPVNISLTDYASPGVYLIQNKVTKEQADVKAKVLVSNGSAKVQPVKVDIKIWEDDKLVQQQDIKVTVDANDWATTGMDLTIRNPRLWNGRKDPFMYKAEISLLSEGQIIDRIVQPLGLRYYHVDAEKGFFLNGEHLKLKGVCRHQDRAERGNALYKMHHDEDAAIMVEMGANAVRLAHYPQATYFYDLMDKYGIVTWAEIPQIGPGGYQDQGYINQPSFRENGKEQLKELIRQHYNHPSICFWGLFNELKTIGDNPTEYIEELNDLAHQEDPTRLTTSASFLSYDDDINKVTDVIAWNQYFGWYGGSPSDMRKWLDANHKAHPEYKIAISEYGAGASIYHQQDSVKRGIASGWWHPENYQTYYHIGNWKALAERPFVWGSFIWNLFDFGAAHRVEGDRPGINDKGLVTFDRKVKKDAFYFYKANWNTEEPFVYITNRRHRDRSLAVTDIMIFSNQPEVELFVNGKSLGRQKPDEYATFKWKGVALQDGENTIEARSTQKKNPVNDKVVWTVK; from the coding sequence ATGAAACACACGATCTTTAGTCTGATACTCTTTTTTATCAGCACTTCAACCTTTGCTACGCGTAAAGAAATCCTGTTGAACGAGAACTGGATGTTTCGTTTTTCCCATCAGGTACAGTTTAAAAGTGAAGAACGGGTGAACCTGCCCCATACTTGGAACAGTGGCGATGCCCTTTCCGGCAAGCAGGATTACTATCGTGGAATGGGTAACTATACCAAAACGCTGTTTGTAAAACCTGAATGGAAAGGCAAACGTCTCTTTCTGCGTTTTGAAGGAGTCAATACAATAGCGAATGTTTTTATTAATGATGTGCATATCGGCGAACATCGCGGCGGATATGGCGCGTTTGTATTCGAGATTACCGATAAAGTGAAATATGATGCCGACAACCGGATATTGGTGAAGGTCAACAATGCCTTGCAGCAGGACGTCATGCCTTTAGTCGGCGATTTTAATTTCTATGGAGGTATTTACCGGGATGTGAATCTGATCATAACGGACCCGGTTAATATCTCACTCACCGACTATGCTTCTCCTGGTGTCTATCTGATTCAGAATAAAGTGACGAAAGAGCAGGCCGATGTGAAGGCAAAAGTGCTCGTCTCTAACGGAAGCGCGAAGGTGCAACCCGTAAAAGTGGACATCAAGATCTGGGAGGACGACAAGCTTGTCCAACAGCAGGATATAAAAGTCACGGTGGATGCCAATGACTGGGCTACAACCGGAATGGATTTGACAATCCGAAATCCCCGTCTTTGGAATGGCCGTAAAGATCCGTTCATGTATAAGGCCGAAATATCTCTTCTTTCCGAGGGTCAAATAATAGATCGGATTGTACAGCCATTAGGCTTGCGCTATTATCATGTGGATGCCGAGAAAGGTTTCTTTCTGAATGGGGAACATCTGAAACTGAAAGGAGTATGCCGCCACCAGGATCGGGCGGAAAGGGGAAATGCGCTTTATAAAATGCATCACGATGAAGATGCGGCCATTATGGTCGAGATGGGGGCTAATGCCGTTCGTCTGGCTCATTATCCGCAAGCGACTTACTTTTATGACCTGATGGATAAATACGGAATTGTCACCTGGGCTGAAATTCCGCAGATCGGGCCGGGCGGATACCAGGACCAGGGCTACATCAACCAGCCTTCTTTCCGGGAGAACGGGAAAGAGCAGTTGAAAGAATTGATTCGCCAGCATTATAATCATCCGTCGATCTGTTTCTGGGGGTTGTTCAATGAGTTGAAGACCATCGGAGACAATCCGACCGAGTATATCGAGGAATTGAACGACCTGGCCCATCAGGAGGACCCGACTCGCCTGACAACATCTGCCAGCTTCCTTTCTTACGACGATGATATAAATAAGGTGACTGATGTGATAGCCTGGAACCAGTATTTCGGTTGGTATGGCGGTTCTCCTTCCGATATGAGGAAATGGCTGGATGCCAATCATAAGGCACATCCGGAGTATAAGATTGCCATCAGCGAATATGGGGCAGGGGCGAGCATCTACCATCAGCAGGATTCCGTGAAACGGGGGATTGCTTCCGGTTGGTGGCATCCGGAGAATTACCAGACTTATTATCATATCGGAAACTGGAAAGCATTGGCGGAACGTCCGTTCGTCTGGGGTTCTTTCATTTGGAACCTGTTTGACTTCGGTGCGGCTCATCGTGTGGAAGGCGATCGTCCCGGTATCAATGACAAAGGGCTGGTGACTTTCGACCGCAAGGTGAAAAAAGATGCTTTCTATTTCTATAAGGCAAACTGGAATACCGAGGAACCGTTTGTTTACATCACGAACCGCCGCCACCGCGACCGTTCCTTGGCTGTTACGGACATCATGATCTTTTCTAATCAACCAGAAGTCGAATTGTTTGTAAACGGAAAAAGCCTCGGCCGGCAGAAGCCGGATGAATATGCGACATTCAAGTGGAAAGGGGTTGCTCTGCAGGATGGGGAGAATACGATAGAGGCTCGTTCCACCCAAAAGAAGAATCCAGTGAATGATAAGGTGGTCTGGACGGTGAAATAA
- a CDS encoding RNA polymerase sigma-70 factor — MDEKADIKRFNNIFVTHRDRYIRFAYSYTYNQETAEDLVTESLMYYWENRHRLEEVKDIPLYILVTLKNKCLDYLQRERTWNNIAENLLSNKEWELQMRISSLEACEPETLFSNEVQELVNQALAKLPEKSRHIFIMSRYEGKNYQTIAKETNLSVKSIEFHISKALNLLRKELKDYLPCLLFVVDFFYTP, encoded by the coding sequence ATGGATGAGAAAGCGGACATAAAACGATTCAATAATATTTTCGTCACCCATCGGGACCGATACATTCGGTTCGCCTATTCTTACACATATAATCAAGAAACAGCAGAAGACCTGGTGACGGAAAGCCTGATGTATTACTGGGAGAACCGGCATCGGTTAGAAGAAGTCAAAGACATACCCTTATATATATTAGTCACCCTAAAAAACAAATGCCTGGATTACCTTCAACGTGAACGAACCTGGAATAACATCGCTGAAAACTTACTGTCCAACAAAGAATGGGAACTACAAATGCGCATCTCCAGCCTGGAAGCATGTGAGCCGGAGACATTGTTCAGCAATGAAGTACAAGAACTTGTCAACCAAGCACTGGCCAAACTACCGGAAAAGTCCAGACATATTTTTATCATGAGCCGATACGAAGGGAAAAACTACCAAACAATAGCCAAGGAAACCAACCTTTCAGTGAAGAGTATCGAATTCCATATCAGTAAAGCTCTGAATTTACTACGCAAAGAGTTAAAAGACTACCTTCCTTGTCTGCTATTTGTGGTGGACTTCTTTTATACTCCCTAA